The region CACTTTTTGGCCGGGAAAATCGGGATGCTCGATCGCTGTCCATGGAACGAAGCCAGTGATGCCTTGTTTGTCGAGCCAGCGCAGGGCGTTGAGTTGATCTGCGGCGCGCGGGTCATCAGCCGGCGGCTTGGGCGGCTCTCCCTCGCCGGTTGTCGGGGGAGGCGTGATCTCGGTTTTCGGTGGCCACCAGGCGCGCGAGGCCAGGCTCCAGCGGCCGTAATGAAAATAAGCCCAGCGGACGAACGAGCCGTCGTACGTCGCGGATTCCGGCGCGTCGGCCCCGCCGTGCGCCTTTTGGAAGCGTTCGGCGAGCAATTTGGTGGACGGCGCGTCGTCGGGGAGCAGGCCGGTCTTGATGCGCGCCTGAGCGGCGCCGCTATCCGCTTCCCAAGGATGAAACAGGTTGTCCTCAGGGCTGAAGCTCAGGACGAGCGCGATGTTCGGATGGGCGAAACAGAAATCGGCCACCGCGCGGGTTTCCGGCTCCGAAACCGGCTGCGGGCCGACGCCGGGCTGAAAGAAGCGGTATTTGAAGGGAAAGTTGCGATGAAACTCGACGCCGCCTGGACCGTCTTCGTTGAAGGCTTCATCGTGATCGTTGTCGTAGCCTTCGGTGTAAAGGCGATAGACGCCGCGTTCGTGTTTCGTGCGATCGGCCGGAATGAGCAGACGGGCATCATTGGGATGCACGATCTGATCGCCTGCGACGTCCTCGACGCGCAGCATGGTGATCAGCCCGTCGCCGTTGAGGTCCTCGGGGCCATCTTCATCCGTATCGCCGTCGCGGTCGTCGTCGGATGGTCGCGTGTTCGCGGCGCGTTCGAAGTAGGGCGTGGTAAAACACGAAGCGCTCGCGTCGGGGCTCGGACGTGGGACGATGTAGATGGCGTAATGCTCCAGCAGCGCGGTTGTCGCCGCTTGCTGATCGGCGCCGGGAGCAATCAGACTGCGCGCGATGCGCGTGGCCAATTCGCTGCCGACCAGATGCGGTGCGACGACATTGCCGACGATCAGGATTGCTGGTTTCTTGCCCGGTTCGCCTTGAGCGATCGTGATCAGCGTGACGTCGCGCCCGGCGGCCGTGACGCCCAGCGACGT is a window of Planctomycetia bacterium DNA encoding:
- a CDS encoding M14 family metallopeptidase, which produces SLLHSLACLFVLALTQAAAQAGPLDGYADEPTWKTQLAEIDASELATVTSLGVTAAGRDVTLITIAQGEPGKKPAILIVGNVVAPHLVGSELATRIARSLIAPGADQQAATTALLEHYAIYIVPRPSPDASASCFTTPYFERAANTRPSDDDRDGDTDEDGPEDLNGDGLITMLRVEDVAGDQIVHPNDARLLIPADRTKHERGVYRLYTEGYDNDHDEAFNEDGPGGVEFHRNFPFKYRFFQPGVGPQPVSEPETRAVADFCFAHPNIALVLSFSPEDNLFHPWEADSGAAQARIKTGLLPDDAPSTKLLAERFQKAHGGADAPESATYDGSFVRWAYFHYGRWSLASRAWWPPKTEITPPPTTGEGEPPKPPADDPRAADQLNALRWLDKQGITGFVPWTAIEHPDFPGQKVEIGGFHPFVTLNPPAAELDPLAQKHFAFLTSLPEVMPRLTIRDERAESVGAGVFRVTALIVNEGQLPTLPEMGRLAEYPYPLQVTLTLPDGCTLITGNLRQQIAPLAASGGARELEWLLLRGESNTNTPRLHAAAPAVGEATVEIELK